From Halotia branconii CENA392, the proteins below share one genomic window:
- a CDS encoding response regulator, with translation MRGNLSEIDIRSILQLIELGQRTGQLLVEADFHNSEQTIKDKANRHRHSRNCQQRFWFVFFLNGQIIYCQEGDSNLLRISDYLQHNRVEMQLDEQQLASLGLDHATEYGYLWALLERNMISPKVAHNIIHQLIHETLFDLLSLHQGNFIFLQGVALAPQLTSLEIAPLVAKITQQRQEWKQLYPHIQSPEQLPIIADIVQLSSSLPAATVSKLQQWADGKTSLRQLARYLNRDILTVAKVIYPYVQQGWLQLVYSGTTNLKIQIEDKETEKNHQVRIVCIDDTTTICETVESILQQQGYDAIALSNPLEALSLIFRLQPDLILCDISMPELDGYEICAMLRQSTAFRLIPIIMLTGKDGFTDRVRASMVGATDYLTKPFGDTELLMLVEKYVDLQTCVGTETRYKTC, from the coding sequence ATGCGGGGAAATTTAAGTGAAATTGACATTCGCAGTATCCTGCAACTGATTGAATTGGGACAGCGAACTGGACAACTTTTAGTGGAAGCCGACTTTCACAACAGCGAACAAACAATAAAAGATAAGGCAAATAGACATCGCCATTCTAGGAACTGTCAACAACGTTTTTGGTTTGTCTTTTTCCTCAATGGTCAAATTATCTATTGCCAAGAAGGTGATAGTAATTTGTTGCGGATTAGTGATTACTTACAACATAACCGAGTTGAAATGCAACTCGATGAACAGCAACTTGCTTCCTTAGGTTTAGATCACGCTACAGAATATGGCTATCTCTGGGCGCTTTTAGAACGGAATATGATTAGTCCGAAAGTAGCTCATAATATTATTCACCAATTAATACATGAGACCCTTTTTGACTTACTGAGTTTACACCAGGGTAATTTCATTTTTCTTCAGGGTGTGGCACTGGCCCCTCAACTAACCAGCTTAGAAATTGCTCCTTTAGTAGCTAAAATTACCCAACAACGCCAAGAATGGAAGCAATTATATCCACATATTCAGTCTCCAGAACAATTACCGATAATAGCTGACATAGTTCAGCTAAGTTCTTCACTGCCAGCAGCAACTGTGAGTAAGTTACAACAATGGGCGGATGGTAAAACCTCCCTACGCCAACTAGCTCGTTATCTCAACCGAGATATTTTGACAGTCGCTAAAGTGATATATCCATACGTACAGCAGGGTTGGTTGCAATTAGTATATTCGGGTACAACTAACTTAAAGATACAAATAGAAGACAAGGAGACAGAAAAAAATCATCAGGTGCGGATAGTATGTATTGACGATACAACTACTATCTGTGAAACTGTAGAATCTATCTTGCAGCAACAAGGGTACGATGCGATCGCTCTCAGTAATCCTTTGGAGGCGCTGAGTTTGATTTTTCGACTCCAGCCAGATCTGATTTTATGCGACATTTCTATGCCGGAATTAGATGGTTATGAGATTTGTGCCATGCTGCGACAATCTACAGCATTTCGGCTCATACCGATTATTATGCTGACTGGTAAAGATGGATTTACTGACCGAGTCAGAGCTAGTATGGTTGGCGCAACAGATTATTTAACCAAGCCGTTTGGTGATACTGAGTTACTCATGCTCGTAGAAAAATATGTAGACTTACAAACTTGCGTAGGAACCGAGACAAGATATAAGACTTGTTGA
- a CDS encoding response regulator transcription factor, giving the protein MSTVLIVEDSIAQREMITDLLKATGLKVTHASDGVEALEAIQTTPPDLVVLDIVMPRMNGYEVCRRLKSDPKTQNVPVVMCSSKGEEFDRYWGMKQGADAYIAKPFQPTELVGTVKQLLRG; this is encoded by the coding sequence ATGAGTACAGTTCTGATCGTGGAAGACAGTATCGCCCAAAGAGAGATGATTACAGATCTCCTAAAAGCAACTGGCTTAAAAGTTACCCATGCTAGTGACGGCGTAGAGGCATTGGAAGCAATTCAAACCACACCTCCTGACTTGGTGGTCTTAGATATCGTTATGCCCCGCATGAACGGTTATGAAGTCTGCCGTCGATTAAAATCCGATCCCAAAACCCAAAACGTGCCTGTGGTCATGTGTTCTTCTAAAGGCGAAGAATTTGATCGCTATTGGGGTATGAAGCAAGGTGCGGATGCTTATATAGCTAAACCGTTTCAGCCAACTGAGTTGGTAGGAACAGTCAAACAACTGCTGCGAGGATAA
- a CDS encoding response regulator, giving the protein MLPEQQQRILGYFIEEARDHLNTIEQGLLNLESTLNDPEMVNEVFRAAHSIKGGAAMLGLSSIQHTSHRLEDCFKVLKEHPVKIDQKLESLFLGVSDTLKALLEHLSGPFGLSEEAANNLMSEAEPVFKWLYEHLETLVQQGSNGVVNGTATAKLQPASADSVSTLTEIFLRQDIPLLEEDTQTTTTEINFSAPSQETRTPVASREKDWGEFQSQVLQALREMLQLFKQKATPESRQKLQQCCHQLVTLGEKWNLPNWCGLCQAAASAIANPENTYLTLAKIVITEIKQAQELVHQSREAEIAISQQLEALLSFPEIDLLEITTDLLEERLATVTEPLITSEPNLSEPILPLQTDNLVSDATVLQPTDSVTSFTELSEQLNIEHIAENDISEAASVSLFFSNEDDVAVTNKHNDHNGPEVGLAELNTLADLFEGETPELDETWQQEEVLDIKNVSELGIELSDHDNDEVDSDLADFLSLDEDISSDESQISTSKKEELDLLFGDKILEQENLKSQDLSISTDALEKLAEISSELPQSPEEINQQDTMDDLLAIGLDENLALPTEEVTQPETEIIASIEISINQPSSLDDLFIETTNIENLEEINANNSLELKPNVPQSDAFSLDNLFAATEENTILPTNESEIGDLFDAPTTTEIEFSQTDDDLSNFWNQETDAEQQSEFDLVLEQDIAKALEESLFAATSSSEIFDDKQSTSSPTANFDLEEFDISFEQPEQPLDLILPPDTGDDFFGDSTTSDLTISSTVGDDNISLQEISNFSQEPETLDFIPEFTNLSTDESVVASSQTLAESEIDLFHPLGDSSDENLEEKTTTDHSTYIQPFDDLFKPETEQPATLEKNSDSSEIIEDSLEAIADLPETEQLATLENSSDSSEIIEDSLEAIADLPETEQLATLENSSDSSEIIEDSLEAIADLPETEQAATQENLSDSSEIIEDSLEAIADLPETEQAATQENLSDSSEIIEDSLEAIADFSEIDDLLTSDTEQPATQENPSDSSEIVEDSIEAIADFSEIDDLLTSDTEQPATLENNSDSSEIIEDSLEAIADFSEIDDLLTSELATDTTEDDALADLDFGEFGLNLETDENLAEVSQQNETYIQDEFADLEALLKEDVSPNTKPSFIAEEDFAALEALLGADDDEQVTAKSHDQLSQMPQLRPETTASPVTDEFGDLEKLLAEADQTISHSSPAKQNIGKIPRPSARRTAKFEETMKVPVKQLDDMSNLVGELVVNRNTLEQDHERMRQSLDNLLVQVQQLSDVGARMQELYERSLLEASLLASRKTKESPKEISLPADDADTDRGFSELEMDRFTPFHTLSQEMIELIVRVRESASDIDFVTEETERVARQFRQVTTQLQEGLTKARMVPFSQTIDRLRRGVRDNAIKYGKQVELIIEGGDTLIDKMILDHLTDPLTHMLNNAIAHGIEMPEVRQAAGKQPVGVITIRAFHQGNQTIISVGDDGAGIDTEGIKAKAIKLGMITAEQAKTISRMEVYDLLFQSGFSIKDKADEISGRGVGMDVVRSEISEIRGTVNTDSIINKGTTFTIRLPLTLSICKALCCVSDKARVAFPMDGVEDTLDIPVKNIQHSADGQSFISWRDTVLPFRPLKELLTFNRQIIRGSVYGGTRDDDMVSVIVVRSGNTLIALQIDLVLSEQEIVIKQFEGPAPKPIGVAGATVLGDGRIMPIADVLEIIDIFQGRISKHSGGTLWQQKGTPDVIEIPAVKIDPTVLIVDDSITVRELLSLTFNKAGYRVEQARDGQEAWDKLRSGLPCDIVFCDIEMPRCDGLELLSRIQKDSSLNHLPIAMLTSRGADKHRQMAIQLGASGYFTKPYLEEALLEAAVRMLKGEKLVNSSNG; this is encoded by the coding sequence ATGCTGCCGGAACAACAACAGCGGATTTTAGGCTACTTCATCGAAGAAGCAAGAGACCACCTGAACACAATTGAACAGGGGTTGCTGAATCTCGAAAGTACCTTAAACGACCCGGAAATGGTTAACGAAGTTTTCCGGGCGGCTCATTCCATCAAGGGAGGGGCGGCAATGCTTGGTCTGAGTAGCATCCAGCATACCTCCCACCGTCTAGAAGATTGTTTTAAAGTTCTCAAAGAGCATCCAGTTAAAATTGATCAAAAATTAGAGTCTTTATTTCTCGGTGTATCCGACACCCTCAAGGCACTGTTAGAACATTTAAGCGGGCCGTTCGGTTTGTCGGAAGAAGCTGCTAACAATCTCATGTCAGAAGCCGAGCCGGTTTTTAAATGGCTGTATGAGCATCTGGAAACTTTAGTACAACAAGGTAGTAATGGAGTAGTCAACGGTACTGCGACAGCGAAATTACAACCAGCCTCTGCTGATAGCGTCAGCACACTCACAGAAATTTTCCTCCGCCAAGATATTCCCCTTTTGGAGGAAGATACCCAGACAACTACAACAGAAATTAACTTTTCTGCACCATCTCAAGAAACACGTACGCCAGTTGCTAGCAGAGAAAAGGATTGGGGTGAGTTTCAAAGCCAAGTGCTACAGGCACTACGGGAAATGTTGCAGCTATTTAAGCAAAAAGCTACACCTGAATCTCGACAAAAACTTCAGCAATGTTGTCACCAGTTGGTTACTCTGGGTGAGAAATGGAATTTACCCAACTGGTGTGGTTTATGTCAAGCGGCGGCTAGTGCGATCGCTAATCCCGAAAATACATATCTGACTTTAGCAAAAATTGTCATTACCGAAATTAAGCAAGCTCAAGAATTAGTTCACCAAAGTAGGGAAGCCGAGATTGCCATTAGTCAGCAATTAGAAGCACTTTTGAGTTTTCCAGAAATCGATTTGTTAGAAATAACTACAGATTTGCTAGAAGAACGGCTTGCTACTGTTACAGAACCATTAATTACGTCTGAGCCAAACTTATCTGAGCCAATATTGCCGCTTCAAACAGATAATTTGGTTAGTGATGCTACGGTTTTACAGCCAACAGATAGTGTAACTAGTTTCACAGAACTATCCGAGCAGCTTAATATAGAACATATTGCAGAAAATGACATTTCTGAAGCTGCCAGTGTTAGTCTGTTCTTTAGTAATGAAGACGATGTAGCTGTTACTAATAAACATAATGATCACAACGGGCCAGAAGTAGGATTAGCCGAATTAAATACTTTAGCTGACTTGTTTGAAGGTGAAACTCCTGAACTTGATGAAACTTGGCAACAAGAAGAAGTTCTAGATATTAAAAATGTCAGTGAATTAGGTATTGAACTCAGCGATCATGATAATGATGAAGTTGATAGCGATTTAGCTGATTTTCTATCCTTGGATGAAGATATAAGCAGCGATGAGTCTCAAATAAGCACAAGTAAAAAAGAAGAATTAGATCTACTATTTGGCGATAAAATTTTAGAACAAGAGAACTTAAAATCACAAGATTTATCAATATCTACTGATGCTTTAGAAAAATTAGCTGAAATCTCTAGCGAATTGCCACAGTCTCCTGAAGAGATAAATCAACAGGATACAATGGATGACTTATTGGCAATAGGACTAGATGAAAATCTAGCACTACCTACTGAAGAAGTTACTCAACCAGAAACTGAAATTATTGCCAGTATTGAAATATCTATTAACCAACCAAGTAGTTTAGATGACTTATTTATAGAAACTACAAATATAGAGAATTTAGAGGAAATTAATGCTAATAATTCTCTGGAATTAAAGCCTAATGTTCCTCAGTCAGATGCTTTTTCTTTAGATAATCTGTTTGCTGCTACAGAAGAAAATACCATCTTACCTACGAATGAGTCAGAAATTGGTGATTTATTTGATGCACCAACTACTACAGAAATAGAATTTTCTCAGACAGATGATGATTTGAGCAACTTCTGGAACCAGGAAACTGACGCAGAACAACAGTCAGAATTTGATCTCGTCCTTGAGCAGGATATAGCAAAAGCCTTAGAAGAGAGTTTATTTGCTGCAACATCTTCTAGTGAGATATTTGACGATAAGCAGTCCACATCCTCGCCAACAGCAAATTTTGACCTAGAAGAGTTTGATATCTCTTTTGAGCAGCCAGAGCAGCCGCTAGATTTGATATTACCTCCAGATACTGGAGATGATTTTTTTGGCGATTCAACAACAAGCGACTTAACGATTTCTTCTACCGTTGGCGATGATAATATTTCTTTGCAGGAGATTTCTAATTTTTCACAAGAGCCAGAAACTTTAGATTTCATCCCCGAATTTACTAACCTGTCTACAGACGAATCTGTTGTAGCTTCTTCTCAAACATTGGCTGAGTCAGAAATTGATTTGTTCCATCCTCTAGGCGATAGTAGTGATGAGAATCTTGAGGAAAAAACCACTACAGATCATTCAACTTACATTCAGCCGTTCGATGATTTATTCAAACCAGAAACTGAACAACCAGCAACTCTAGAAAAGAACAGTGATTCTTCAGAGATTATAGAAGACAGTTTAGAGGCGATCGCTGATTTACCAGAAACTGAACAACTAGCAACTCTAGAAAATAGCAGTGATTCTTCAGAAATTATAGAAGACAGTTTAGAGGCGATCGCTGATTTACCAGAAACTGAACAACTAGCAACTCTAGAAAATAGCAGTGATTCTTCAGAAATTATAGAAGACAGTTTAGAGGCGATCGCTGATTTACCAGAAACTGAACAAGCAGCAACTCAAGAAAATCTAAGTGATTCTTCAGAGATTATAGAAGACAGTTTAGAGGCGATCGCTGATTTACCAGAAACTGAACAAGCAGCAACTCAAGAAAATCTAAGTGATTCTTCAGAGATTATAGAAGACAGTTTAGAGGCGATCGCTGATTTTTCAGAAATTGATGATTTATTAACGTCGGACACTGAACAACCAGCAACTCAAGAAAATCCAAGTGATTCTTCAGAGATTGTAGAAGATAGCATAGAGGCGATCGCTGATTTTTCAGAAATTGATGATTTATTAACGTCGGACACTGAACAACCAGCAACTTTAGAAAATAACAGTGATTCTTCAGAGATTATAGAAGATAGCCTAGAGGCGATCGCTGATTTTTCAGAAATTGATGATTTATTAACGTCGGAATTAGCTACAGACACTACTGAAGATGATGCACTAGCAGACTTAGATTTTGGTGAATTTGGTTTAAACCTAGAAACTGATGAAAATTTAGCAGAAGTTAGTCAACAAAATGAAACTTATATCCAGGATGAGTTTGCAGATTTAGAAGCATTACTAAAAGAAGACGTAAGTCCTAACACTAAGCCTAGTTTCATTGCAGAAGAAGATTTTGCTGCTCTAGAAGCATTATTGGGTGCAGACGATGATGAGCAAGTGACAGCGAAATCTCATGATCAGCTCTCCCAGATGCCACAATTGCGGCCAGAGACAACTGCATCACCAGTAACCGATGAATTTGGCGACTTAGAGAAACTGCTAGCAGAAGCAGATCAAACCATATCCCACTCATCACCAGCAAAACAAAACATCGGTAAAATCCCCCGTCCTTCTGCTCGACGGACTGCCAAATTTGAAGAAACGATGAAAGTGCCAGTTAAACAACTGGACGACATGAGCAATTTAGTTGGGGAGTTGGTCGTTAACCGTAACACTTTAGAGCAAGATCATGAACGGATGCGACAGTCACTAGATAATTTGCTGGTTCAGGTGCAACAGCTTTCAGATGTGGGAGCAAGAATGCAAGAATTGTATGAGCGATCGCTATTGGAAGCCTCTCTTTTAGCTAGTCGCAAAACCAAAGAATCTCCTAAAGAAATAAGCTTACCTGCTGATGATGCTGATACAGATAGGGGTTTTAGCGAATTAGAAATGGATCGGTTTACGCCTTTCCATACCCTATCCCAGGAAATGATTGAACTAATTGTACGGGTGCGGGAGTCAGCGAGTGACATTGATTTCGTCACAGAAGAAACTGAACGAGTCGCGCGACAATTCCGCCAAGTAACTACCCAGTTGCAAGAAGGACTAACAAAAGCGCGAATGGTTCCTTTTTCCCAAACTATTGATCGCTTACGGCGAGGTGTGCGGGACAATGCCATCAAGTACGGCAAACAAGTAGAGTTAATTATTGAAGGCGGCGATACCTTAATTGACAAGATGATTTTAGATCATCTTACCGATCCGCTGACTCACATGCTCAACAATGCGATCGCTCACGGGATTGAAATGCCAGAAGTACGGCAAGCAGCAGGCAAACAACCAGTGGGAGTGATTACCATCCGTGCTTTCCACCAAGGAAACCAAACTATCATTTCTGTAGGTGATGATGGTGCAGGTATTGATACAGAAGGAATCAAAGCTAAAGCAATCAAGCTAGGCATGATTACAGCAGAGCAAGCAAAAACTATTTCGCGCATGGAAGTTTATGACCTGCTGTTCCAATCTGGTTTTAGTATCAAAGATAAAGCAGATGAGATTTCCGGTCGCGGTGTGGGGATGGATGTAGTTCGCTCCGAGATTAGCGAAATTCGCGGCACAGTAAACACCGATTCTATCATCAATAAAGGAACCACATTCACGATTCGTTTGCCACTAACCCTAAGTATTTGCAAAGCTCTGTGCTGCGTTTCTGATAAAGCTAGGGTTGCATTCCCAATGGACGGCGTGGAAGATACCCTTGATATACCAGTCAAAAATATCCAGCATAGCGCCGATGGACAATCATTTATTTCTTGGCGCGATACTGTATTACCATTCCGTCCTCTCAAAGAACTTCTGACATTTAATCGTCAAATCATTCGCGGCAGCGTTTATGGCGGTACTAGAGATGATGACATGGTTTCGGTTATTGTGGTGCGATCGGGAAACACTTTAATTGCTCTACAAATTGACCTAGTACTGAGCGAGCAAGAAATAGTAATTAAGCAATTTGAAGGGCCAGCACCTAAACCCATTGGTGTAGCTGGTGCAACAGTTCTGGGTGATGGTCGAATTATGCCAATTGCTGATGTGTTAGAAATCATTGATATCTTCCAAGGACGGATTTCTAAACATAGCGGTGGTACTCTTTGGCAGCAAAAAGGTACTCCTGATGTCATAGAAATCCCGGCTGTGAAAATTGATCCGACAGTGCTGATTGTCGATGACTCAATTACAGTACGAGAATTGCTCTCCTTGACGTTTAACAAAGCAGGTTATCGCGTTGAACAGGCGCGCGATGGCCAGGAAGCTTGGGATAAACTCCGCTCTGGTTTACCTTGCGATATCGTATTTTGTGACATTGAAATGCCTCGTTGCGATGGTCTAGAATTACTCTCTCGCATTCAGAAAGACTCCAGCCTCAATCATTTACCAATTGCTATGCTAACTTCACGAGGTGCAGATAAACATAGACAGATGGCAATTCAACTAGGTGCTAGCGGTTACTTTACTAAACCATACTTAGAAGAAGCTTTATTAGAAGCGGCAGTACGAATGCTCAAAGGAGAGAAATTGGTGAATAGTAGTAATGGATAA
- a CDS encoding methyl-accepting chemotaxis protein, with amino-acid sequence MAASIDDYLETYKQACAAYAQQKYEVAANLVDQVVQNVPDDPNCHLLRGHIYYVLQQYDVAQKEYQKVLQLTDDQEIIGFANNGLENISQYQQPFEGHFSTEDNSEEKSTNSSRIADNLESNEPELQDLGIFADSDSNNSFDLNCFNPEPETVDLEEISSSSPFDIPTDSISFNTNSDSSVPLSDDPFALNQNLDEPESNANIWEKQSDLELPAFWQEDSLEESLEEPKFNSNFLDSNASSDSKDYSNNSNDSPFGEFNSSTSNSLENTFEVLVEENQQDSDIPSLDLPINSLEGETLLMGKAEPDDGSTQKYSSQDNLSQSKSSNWLQQSKAQENFPETLSSVNGNFALPNQQQLPKNITVEPNSFDSDEGFDFEAFESAFGSEEFSLDDNRNNNILNGEKSKSNIEFLDDFDEFDDLGSIPGFDLAEVDSSFGDVVMLSGTMETGSPRAQTKDATPENETGDRDDELFSITGSHTGAQEAVPVFTQTDVSKLEPTVSVEQGWLAPLENAPLDTKPWFVAGTVGVFSALVVATVSFASANFSLPQQRESIRNTGWAMSLAAGIAGFSTAAFMGSLTLRQIRRTTKDLQAQFDAVRQGNLNVQATVYSEDELGLLATGFNEMARVIFTTTHEAQRKADEQEEAKENLQRQVIRLLDDVEGAARGDLTVQAEVTADVLGAVADAFNLTIQNLRDIVQQVKVAAKEVTKGATNSETFARALSSDALRQAEELGVTLNSVQVMTDSIQRVAEAAREAEAVARDASTIALKGGEAVENTVAGILEIRETVAETTRKVKRLAESSQEISKIVALISQIASRTNLLALNASIEAARAGEAGRGFAIVADEVRQLADKSAKSLKEIEQIVMQIQSETGSVMTAMEEGTQQVIKGTKLAEEAKRSLENIIQVANRIDTLVRSITSDTVEQTETSRAVAHVMQSVELTAQETSQEAQRVSGALQNLVGVSRDLISSVERFRVETLESR; translated from the coding sequence ATGGCAGCAAGTATAGATGATTACCTCGAAACATATAAACAGGCTTGTGCAGCCTACGCGCAACAGAAATATGAAGTTGCAGCTAATTTGGTTGATCAGGTAGTGCAAAATGTCCCAGATGACCCTAACTGTCATTTGTTGCGGGGTCATATTTACTATGTTTTGCAGCAATATGATGTAGCACAAAAAGAATATCAAAAAGTGTTGCAGTTGACTGATGATCAAGAAATTATTGGTTTTGCTAATAATGGTCTAGAAAATATCAGTCAATACCAACAACCATTTGAGGGACACTTTTCTACTGAGGATAATAGCGAAGAAAAGTCAACAAATTCCTCAAGAATAGCCGATAATCTGGAATCTAACGAACCAGAATTGCAAGACTTGGGGATATTTGCGGACTCAGATAGCAATAACAGTTTTGATTTGAATTGCTTTAACCCAGAACCAGAAACTGTAGACCTAGAAGAAATATCTTCAAGTAGTCCATTTGATATTCCTACAGACAGTATTTCATTTAATACAAACTCAGATTCCTCAGTGCCTTTGAGCGATGATCCTTTTGCTTTAAATCAAAATCTAGATGAGCCAGAGTCAAACGCCAACATTTGGGAAAAGCAATCAGACTTGGAGTTACCAGCTTTCTGGCAGGAAGATAGTTTAGAAGAAAGTCTTGAGGAACCAAAATTTAATAGTAATTTCTTAGATAGTAATGCCAGTTCTGACAGTAAAGATTACTCCAATAATAGTAATGATTCACCTTTTGGAGAATTTAATTCATCCACAAGCAATAGCTTAGAAAATACTTTTGAAGTCTTGGTAGAAGAAAACCAACAAGATTCAGATATTCCAAGTTTGGACTTGCCAATAAATAGCCTAGAGGGTGAAACCTTATTAATGGGCAAAGCGGAACCAGATGATGGTTCCACACAAAAATACAGTAGTCAAGATAATTTATCACAATCAAAATCAAGTAATTGGTTACAGCAATCAAAAGCACAAGAAAATTTTCCAGAAACGCTTTCATCTGTGAACGGAAATTTTGCTTTGCCAAACCAACAGCAACTTCCAAAAAATATAACAGTCGAACCAAACAGCTTTGATAGTGATGAAGGTTTTGATTTTGAGGCATTTGAGTCTGCTTTCGGCTCAGAAGAATTTTCCTTAGATGACAACCGAAACAACAATATCTTAAACGGGGAAAAATCTAAAAGTAATATAGAGTTTTTAGACGACTTTGACGAATTTGATGATTTAGGAAGTATTCCTGGGTTTGACTTAGCAGAAGTAGATTCTAGCTTCGGTGATGTGGTAATGCTTTCAGGTACGATGGAAACAGGCAGTCCACGCGCTCAGACTAAAGATGCTACCCCAGAAAATGAAACAGGCGATCGCGATGACGAACTATTTTCAATTACTGGCTCTCATACAGGCGCACAAGAAGCAGTTCCAGTTTTTACTCAAACTGATGTCTCAAAGCTAGAACCTACCGTCAGCGTCGAGCAAGGTTGGTTAGCACCATTAGAAAATGCTCCTTTGGACACGAAACCTTGGTTTGTTGCTGGAACTGTGGGTGTTTTCTCTGCTTTGGTTGTAGCTACCGTCAGCTTCGCATCTGCCAATTTTTCTTTGCCCCAACAGCGAGAATCTATCAGAAATACAGGTTGGGCAATGTCTTTAGCCGCTGGCATTGCGGGATTTTCCACCGCTGCTTTTATGGGAAGTCTCACACTCAGACAAATTCGCCGCACAACCAAGGATTTACAAGCTCAATTTGATGCAGTCCGTCAAGGCAATCTGAATGTGCAAGCCACAGTATACTCTGAAGATGAATTAGGGCTGTTGGCTACTGGCTTTAACGAAATGGCGCGGGTAATTTTTACGACTACCCATGAAGCCCAACGTAAAGCCGATGAACAAGAAGAAGCCAAAGAAAACCTGCAACGCCAAGTAATTCGCTTGTTAGACGACGTAGAAGGCGCTGCTAGAGGAGATTTAACAGTCCAAGCTGAAGTGACAGCCGACGTACTCGGAGCCGTTGCTGATGCCTTTAACTTGACAATTCAAAACCTGCGGGATATTGTCCAACAAGTAAAAGTAGCAGCCAAAGAAGTTACAAAAGGTGCAACTAATTCTGAAACTTTTGCTAGAGCTTTATCTAGTGATGCTTTGCGCCAAGCAGAAGAGTTAGGTGTCACCTTAAATTCTGTGCAGGTAATGACCGACTCGATTCAGCGGGTAGCGGAAGCAGCCAGAGAAGCTGAAGCAGTTGCTCGCGATGCTAGTACCATTGCTCTCAAAGGTGGTGAGGCCGTGGAAAATACTGTGGCAGGTATTTTAGAAATCCGCGAAACTGTTGCTGAAACTACTCGCAAAGTGAAGCGATTAGCGGAATCTTCCCAAGAAATTTCTAAAATTGTGGCGTTAATTTCCCAAATTGCCTCCCGTACTAACTTGCTGGCACTCAATGCTAGTATTGAGGCGGCACGGGCAGGAGAAGCTGGGCGTGGATTTGCCATTGTGGCAGATGAAGTGCGCCAGTTAGCAGATAAATCTGCGAAATCCCTGAAGGAAATTGAACAAATTGTAATGCAAATCCAAAGCGAAACAGGCTCTGTAATGACCGCAATGGAAGAAGGCACACAACAGGTAATTAAAGGTACAAAATTAGCAGAAGAAGCTAAGCGATCGCTAGAAAATATTATTCAAGTTGCGAATCGAATTGATACTCTTGTACGCTCTATTACCAGCGACACAGTAGAACAGACGGAAACTTCCCGTGCCGTTGCTCACGTCATGCAATCAGTAGAATTAACAGCACAAGAAACGTCCCAGGAAGCACAAAGAGTTTCCGGGGCTTTACAAAATCTAGTAGGTGTATCCCGCGACTTGATCTCCTCTGTTGAGCGTTTCCGCGTGGAAACCCTCGAATCCAGGTAA
- a CDS encoding chemotaxis protein CheW gives MGKLPDFLSGNGQDHFRPELQVESPEGELHLRFYIPSHQEFALPATGIREVMELSPDRITPIPNASPLLLGTLNLRGRVIWVADLGQFLGEATPLNTDRAEIPVIAIEEQDTIVGLAVDEVGGMDWLDVQHLMPPTNLPDTMAPFLRGEWSIGAKNNQCLKLLDQMAILRSARWAG, from the coding sequence ATGGGCAAGTTACCGGACTTTTTAAGTGGCAATGGTCAAGACCACTTCCGTCCTGAATTACAAGTAGAAAGTCCTGAAGGTGAGTTACATTTGCGGTTTTATATACCCTCGCATCAGGAGTTTGCACTACCAGCAACTGGTATCCGAGAGGTTATGGAACTAAGTCCTGACAGAATTACCCCGATTCCTAATGCTTCTCCTTTACTTTTGGGTACTCTAAATTTACGAGGTCGAGTAATTTGGGTGGCTGATTTGGGTCAATTTCTTGGTGAAGCAACTCCGTTAAACACAGATAGAGCTGAAATTCCGGTGATTGCTATTGAAGAACAGGACACAATTGTCGGTTTAGCGGTAGACGAAGTCGGTGGTATGGACTGGCTGGATGTGCAGCATTTGATGCCACCAACTAATTTACCCGATACTATGGCTCCCTTTTTACGTGGAGAGTGGTCAATAGGTGCTAAAAATAATCAGTGTCTAAAACTGCTTGATCAAATGGCAATTTTACGGAGTGCAAGATGGGCAGGATGA